Within the Cetobacterium ceti genome, the region TACCACTTCTTTTAAGACTGCAAAAACTGCAAAAATAAAGAAAAAGAAATGGATTCATCTAGGGGGAGCCTATACCTCCAGGAGAAATCATCAAATGCTAAACAATAAAATTATTAACATTGATGAATATTTTGACCTTGGAGGAGGGATTAGGTGTTTGTACCCACACGAAAGCGGATTACAAGCTAGTGAAGTTGTTAATTGTAATTGTTTAATTATATTTGTTTAAGGGGGTGCAGAAATGCCAGAAGGAAAACCAAATATACCACTTCAAAATCTAAAATTTGGAATGGATATTACAGAGTTTAAAGAAACAGAGAATAAAGAAGGAACATTTGAAGGGTTACTGGTTAATTATAACCATGCCAATTTGGCAAGAGGTTATTACAAATTCTTAAAAGGTTCTATGAAAGGGAATGAAGGTAAAACTTTGTTACTTTTATATAACCATTGCGGAAATAATATTCCCGTTGGAACATTACAAGGGGCAGAAACAGAAGAAGGGTTTAAAATAACTGCTAAGTTTCAGCTTACAAAGGATGGAGATAGTTATTTAAATAAAGACGCAGCCGCACTTTACGACTTGCTAAAAAATCAAGGTGCAAAACTGCAATTATCAGCAGGTGGAACAATAACGGATGGAGAATATAAGCAAGAAATAAAAAATGGGAAAACAATTTATTACTATGAAATAAAGAAATTTGAAGCTTATGAGGGGTCTATAACTCCAAAAGCGGCGGTACAAGGAAGTAACATAAATAAAGTATTTTCACAAGGAGAAGAAAACATGGATAAAAACGAATTAATACAATTATTAACACAACAATTTTCAGAATTTCAAAAAGAAATGATGAAAGCTAAAGATGATGAAGAAATCATGAAATTACCTCAAAAATTTTCTGATTTAGAAAAAAGTTTTGATGGAATGAAAGATAGTTTATCAAAAGAATTATTAAAAGAATTTTCAGATAAATTTAATGAAATAGATGATGTTATAAAGGGACTAAAGGTTGGATTTAAAGCTACCGAAGGAGAAATAAAAGATTCGGAAGCATTTTATAGCATGATACAAACTTGTGAAAATACAGGTCTCGGAGTAGATGTTGATTTTAATTCAAATGAAGAAATTACTAATTTTACAGCAGCAGAGGCAGCAACGACAGGAAATTCATCCCCTGCTATAAAACCACAATATGCAGATAGAATTTTAAAAAGAATACAAGAAAAAAATGATGTTGCAAAAAGAATTTCATTTATCCCTACCGACGAAACTTCTTTTATAATTCCTAGGGAAA harbors:
- a CDS encoding phage major capsid protein; this encodes MPEGKPNIPLQNLKFGMDITEFKETENKEGTFEGLLVNYNHANLARGYYKFLKGSMKGNEGKTLLLLYNHCGNNIPVGTLQGAETEEGFKITAKFQLTKDGDSYLNKDAAALYDLLKNQGAKLQLSAGGTITDGEYKQEIKNGKTIYYYEIKKFEAYEGSITPKAAVQGSNINKVFSQGEENMDKNELIQLLTQQFSEFQKEMMKAKDDEEIMKLPQKFSDLEKSFDGMKDSLSKELLKEFSDKFNEIDDVIKGLKVGFKATEGEIKDSEAFYSMIQTCENTGLGVDVDFNSNEEITNFTAAEAATTGNSSPAIKPQYADRILKRIQEKNDVAKRISFIPTDETSFIIPREMLGLPECGIVGEEATREDTKGIKLDNVTIALYQFYCMPVLSNKLLAANFVGYLDFLMSRIEYAWSKYISDKMFTGTGVQQPTGILKDTNIAEYTLAPDKDLADAILEIYYSLDSDIAKKATWDMSTEMWTEIAKLKNARKDFYITDLNTGNVRTLMTRPVNIVDGVFTKPSTATAGDFLLTFGYWEEGMLGLYNPGLDMRLEDRITKKGFTKYYMEKLLGFGIQLPENFIRVKKQ